A window of Primulina huaijiensis isolate GDHJ02 chromosome 9, ASM1229523v2, whole genome shotgun sequence contains these coding sequences:
- the LOC140984056 gene encoding putative cyclic nucleotide-gated ion channel 7, producing MFESGYKSQYIGGQKEKFVRLDDLNSSLSFRSDMAGKNRCGFSLEGLTAPGRTKNSGSKSLRVGFQRGSEGLITLGRSLKSGVTKAVFPEDLKVSDRKIFDPQDKSLLLWNKLLVISCIFAVSIDPLFLYLPVFEDDQMCLHIQNSLAYTTTTLRTIIDSFYIVRMVLQFRTAYIAPSSRVFGRGELVIDPKEIASRYLHRYFFVDLFSVLPLPQIVVWRFLNGSRGSDVMGTKQALVIIVFLQYIPRFVRFLPLTSELKKTAGVFAETAWAGAAYYLLWFMLASHIVGALWYLLAIERKGACWDEACRESGSCNPNLLYCSDGVSNMTEWINNSKAILDPKCAVTDDETPQFKYGIYAQALSSGILGSQHFVSKYFYCLWWGLQNLSTLGQGLQTSTYPGEVLFSIAVAIFGLLLFALLIGNMQTYLQSLTVRLEEMRIKRRDSEQWMHHRVLPQELRERVRRYDQYKWLETRGVDEESLVQNLPKDLRRDIKRHLCLNLVRRVPLFANMDDRLLDAICERLKPSLYTEKTYILREGDPVDEMLFIIRGRLESVTTDGGRSGFFNRGFLKEGDFCGEELLTWALDPKSGANFPPSTRTVKALTEVEAFALIADELKFITSQFRRIHSRQVQHTFRFYSQQWRTWAATFIQATWRRYWRRKMAELHRHETDDESSIEEDDDEDEQEEEEEAAKIRLISRTTSGLGATMLASRFAANALRGVRRSRESKSSRMIKLQKPPEPDFAVE from the exons ATGTTTGAATCTGGTTATAAGTCGCAATATATAGGCGGTCAAAAGGAGAAATTTGTAAG GTTGGATGACTTGAACTCATCGTTATCTTTTAGATCCGACATGGCTGGAAAGAACAGGTGTGGGTTTAGCTTGGAGGGTTTGACTGCTCCTGGACGTACCAAAAACAGTGGATCAAAGTCATTACGAGTGGGATTCCAAAGAGGATCTGAAGGACTTATCACACTTGGCCGATCATTAAAATCAGGGGTTACAAAAGCAGTATTTCCGGAGGATCTCAAAGTTTCTgatagaaaaatatttgatccTCAAGACAAGAGTCTTCTTCTTTGGAATAAGCTTTTGGTTATCTCCTGCATATTTGCAGTATCAATAGATCCTTTGTTTTTGTATCTTCCCGTTTTCGAGGATGATCAAATGTGCCTTCATATTCAAAATAGTCTTGCATACACAACCACAACTTTGAGAACCATCATTGATTCCTTTTACATTGTTCGTATGGTTCTGCAATTCCGAACAGCTTATATTGCACCTTCATCTCGGGTTTTTGGGCGAGGGGAGCTGGTTATTGATCCCAAAGAAATAGCTAGCCGATACCTACATCGTTATTTTTTTGTGGATCTTTTCTCTGTACTTCCTCTTCCTCAG ATTGTAGTTTGGAGGTTCTTGAACGGATCAAGAGGTTCAGATGTAATGGGGACAAAACAAGCGCTAGTGATTATTGTATTTCTTCAATACATACCTAGATTTGTGCGGTTTTTGCCTCTGACTTCCGAGTTAAAGAAGACAGCCGGTGTGTTTGCTGAAACTGCATGGGCTGGTGCAGCATATTATTTATTATGGTTTATGCTTGCTAGTCAT ATTGTTGGAGCTTTATGGTACCTACTAGCAATTGAACGCAAAGGTGCATGCTGGGATGAAGCTTGCAGGGAAAGTGGAAGCTGTAACCCAAATTTGCTTTATTGCTCGGATGGGGTTTCAAACATGACTGAATGGATAAACAACAGCAAGGCTATCCTTGACCCAAAATGTGCTGTAACAGATGATGAAACACCACAGTTTAAGTATGGGATATATGCACAAGCTCTCTCATCTGGTATTCTTGGATCCCAGCATTTTGTCTCAAAATACTTCTATTGTTTGTGGTGGGGCCTACAGAATTTAAG TACACTTGGTCAGGGGCTTCAAACCAGTACGTACCCAGGAGAAGTTCTATTTTCCATTGCAGTAGCTATTTTTGGGCTCCTCCTCTTTGCTCTTCTGATTGGTAATATGCAG ACATATCTCCAGTCTCTCACAGTAAGGCTTGAGGAAATGCGGATCAAGAGACGTGATTCTGAGCAATGGATGCATCACAGAGTACTGCCACAAGAACTCAGGGAAAGAGTAAGGCGCTACGATCAGTACAAATGGCTAGAAACTAGAGGAGTTGATGAGGAGAGCTTGGTTCAAAATCTACCAAAAGATCTTAGAAGAGATATCAAGCGACATCTCTGTTTAAATTTGGTCAGAAGG GTTCCTCTCTTTGCAAACATGGATGATAGATTGCTTGACGCTATCTGTGAAAGGCTAAAACCAAGTTTATACACAGAAAAAACATATATACTTCGTGAAGGGGACCCTGTTGACGAAATGCTCTTTATTATCCGTGGTCGACTGGAGAGTGTGACGACAGATGGCGGAAGGTCCGGTTTCTTTAACCGTGGTTTCCTGAAAGAAGGTGATTTTTGCGGAGAAGAACTTCTGACATGGGCTTTGGATCCTAAATCCGGTGCCAACTTTCCACCTTCTACTCGTACTGTGAAAGCTTTAACAGAAGTAGAGGCATTTGCTTTAATAGCAGATGAACTTAAATTTATAACCAGTCAGTTTAGACGTATTCATAGTCGACAGGTTCAACATACCTTCCGTTTCTACTCACAGCAATGGAGGACCTGGGCTGCCACCTTTATCCAAGCTACTTGGCGTCGGTATTGGAGGAGGAAGATGGCCGAACTTCATCGCCATGAAACTGACGACGAAAGTTCGAtagaagaagatgatgatgaagacgaacaagaagaagaagaagaagcagcTAAAATTCGACTGATCAGTCGTACTACATCAGGACTGGGGGCTACAATGTTGGCATCAAGATTTGCGGCTAACGCGCTACGCGGAGTTCGCAGGTCCCGCGAGTCGAAGTCTAGTAGGATGATCAAATTGCAAAAGCCGCCTGAGCCTGACTTTGCTGTTGAATAA